The following proteins are encoded in a genomic region of Oryctolagus cuniculus chromosome 13, mOryCun1.1, whole genome shotgun sequence:
- the LOC100358283 gene encoding LOW QUALITY PROTEIN: small ribosomal subunit protein uS17-like (The sequence of the model RefSeq protein was modified relative to this genomic sequence to represent the inferred CDS: substituted 2 bases at 2 genomic stop codons), producing the protein MAGKTADIQTEWDYQKQPTIFQNKKRVLLGETGKEKLPHHCRNIGLGFKTPPEAIEGTEVDKKCTCTRNVCVQERLLSGRXPRXNHRETPIWQVTEMKPQRCGITHPAHLHYPHKYNYFEKPHKNVSTHLCPCFGDVQSRDIGTVGVYRPLSKTVRFKVFKVTKTAGTKKQFQKLDGLPTTAPK; encoded by the coding sequence ATGGCTGGGAAGACGGCGGATATTCAGACTGAGTGGGACTACCAGAAGCAGCCAACCATCTTTCAAAACAAGAAGAGAGTCTTGCTGGGAGAAACTGGCAAGGAGAAGCTCCCGCACCACTGCAGAAACATTGGTCTGGGCTTCAAGACACCCCCAGAGGCTATTGAGGGCACCGAGGTGGACAAGAAATGCACCTGCACCCGAAACGTCTGCGTCCAAGAGAGACTCTTATCTGGCAGATGACCGAGATGAAACCACAGAGAGACTCCTATCTGGCAGGTGACCGAGATGAAGCCACAGAGGTGTGGTATCACCCACCCAGCCCACCTCCACTACCCCCACAAGTACAACTACTTTGAGAAGCCCCACAAGAACGTGTCCACTCACCTGTGCCCCTGCTTCGGGGACGTCCAGAGTAGAGACATTGGCACTGTGGGTGTGTACCGACCCCTGAGCAAGACAGTGCGCTTCAAAGTGTTCAAGGTCACCAAGACTGCTGGCACCAAAAAGCAGTTCCAGAAACTTGACGGGTTGCCTACCACTGccccaaaatga